A stretch of the Agelaius phoeniceus isolate bAgePho1 chromosome 1, bAgePho1.hap1, whole genome shotgun sequence genome encodes the following:
- the LOC143691902 gene encoding uncharacterized protein LOC143691902: protein MSVSVTPRPPFPLPSRLRRTDTVTAAGCPSREAQNNRRPPKIGGYWGRSGKAPGSTEDKDSRTPGDRTGITGGKELHGNVTAKLLTSKTVQGDPGAGLTRRRFPGPFSPSDPFRRLCPKHQSSSLPWNNRNKFYLSAKLESPGVALCKHRLFAVRLRRQSGRAAFSPLPRHPRPVGTALPRRRSGTAAAGSVPAPAPRRGPRSRRSTGGRPRQCPWCCSGCPSAGPAGLSVSHPGAGLAPSSAAYTERSPAYTVFLLRPARGGDSGGPGVIVRQKPGAERGARPAAKRLPRAVLSVPRGPSGPRRAPPGPSAGI, encoded by the exons ATGTCCGTGTCTGTCACTCCACGTCCCCCGTTCCCCCTCCCTTCCCGCCTCCGCCGGACTGACACCGTCACAGCCGCAGGTTGCCCCAGCAGGGAAGCCCAGAATAACAGACGACCGCCCAAAATAGGGGGTTACTGGGGGAGAAGCGGAAAGGCACCGGGCTCCACCGAGGACAAGGACAGcaggacacctggggacagaaCGGGAATCACTGGGGGCAAG GAGCTGCATGGGAATGTTACTGCCAAATTGCTGACGAGTAAAACTGTCCAAGGAGACCCCGGTGCCGGTCTGACCCGCCGTCGCTTCCCCGGCCCGTTCTCTCCCTCCGATCCCTTTCGCCGCCTCTGCCCAAAGCATCAGAGCTCTTCCCTCCCCTGGAATAACCGCAATAAATTTTATCTCAGCGCTAAACTCGAGAGCCCAGGAGTCGCCCTGTGTAAACACAGGTTGTTCGCGGTCAGGCTGAGACGACAGTCGGGAAGAGCAGCCTTTTCTCCCTTGCCGAGGCACCCGCGCCCCGTGGGGAcggccctgccccgccgccggAGCGGGACCGCAGCTGCCGGCTCggtcccggccccggccccgcggcgcgGTCCCCGCAGCCGCCGCTCCACTGGCGGGAGGCCGAGGCAGTGTCCgtggtgctgctctggctgcccgTCCGCAGGGCCAGCCGGGCTGTCGGTATCGCACCCCGGCGCGGGGCTCGCCCCTTCCTCCGCCGCTTACACGGAGAGGAGCCCCGCTTACACGGTGTTTCTGCTCCGCCCTGCCCGCGGAGGAGATAGCGGTGGTCCCGGTGTTATCGTACGGCAAAAACCTGGGGCAGAGCGcggcgcccgccccgcggccaAGCGGCTTCCCCGGGCGGTGCTGTCGGTCCCGCGGGGTCCCTCCGGGCCGCGCCGTGCCCCGCCTGGTCCCTCCGCGGGCATTTAG